From Streptomyces sp. NBC_00683, one genomic window encodes:
- a CDS encoding class II 3-deoxy-7-phosphoheptulonate synthase — protein MTVNANTSVAGANTWRDLPAAQQPEYPDAEALRDVLAELESYPPLVFAGECDQLRARLAAVAKGEAFLLQGGDCAEAFDAVSAENIRAKLKTLLQMSAVLTYAASVPVVKIGRIAGQYSKPRSKSTETRDGVTLPTYRGDSVNGFAFTEEARIPDPERLKRMYHASASTLNLVRAFTTGGYADLRQVHAWNQDFVKSSPSGQRYEALAREIDNALNFMKACGTDPAEFKAVEFYASHEALLLDYESSLTRTDSRTGQLYDTSGHMVWVGERTRQMDGAHIEFASKVRNPIGIKLGPTTTVDEALGYVDRLDPDREPGRLTFIVRMGADKVRDKLPELVEKVTASGATVVWVTDPMHGNTFEAASGHKTRRFDDVLDEVKGFFEVHKALGTHPGGIHVELTGDDVTECVGGGHEIFVDDLHQRYETACDPRLNRSQSLDLAFLVAEMYRDQ, from the coding sequence GTGACCGTGAACGCCAATACCTCCGTCGCCGGTGCCAATACCTGGCGTGACCTTCCCGCGGCGCAGCAGCCCGAGTACCCCGATGCCGAGGCTCTGCGCGATGTGCTCGCGGAACTCGAATCGTATCCGCCGCTCGTCTTCGCGGGCGAGTGCGACCAGCTGCGTGCCCGCCTGGCGGCCGTCGCCAAGGGCGAGGCGTTCCTGCTGCAGGGCGGTGACTGCGCCGAGGCCTTCGACGCGGTGTCGGCCGAGAACATCCGGGCCAAACTGAAGACGCTGCTCCAGATGAGCGCCGTCCTCACCTACGCGGCCTCCGTGCCCGTGGTCAAGATCGGCCGGATCGCGGGCCAGTACTCCAAGCCGCGCTCCAAGTCGACCGAGACCCGCGACGGCGTGACCCTGCCGACCTACCGCGGCGACTCCGTCAACGGCTTCGCCTTCACCGAGGAAGCCCGGATCCCGGACCCCGAGCGGCTGAAGCGGATGTACCACGCGTCCGCCTCCACGCTGAACCTGGTCCGCGCCTTCACCACCGGTGGTTACGCCGACCTGCGCCAGGTGCACGCCTGGAACCAGGACTTCGTGAAGTCCTCGCCCTCCGGCCAGCGTTACGAGGCACTGGCCCGCGAGATCGACAACGCGCTGAACTTCATGAAGGCGTGCGGTACGGACCCGGCCGAGTTCAAGGCGGTCGAGTTCTACGCCTCGCACGAGGCGCTCCTGCTGGACTACGAGTCCTCGCTCACCCGCACCGACTCGCGCACGGGCCAGCTGTACGACACCTCGGGTCACATGGTCTGGGTCGGTGAGCGCACCCGCCAGATGGACGGCGCACACATCGAGTTCGCCTCGAAGGTCCGCAACCCCATCGGTATCAAGCTCGGCCCGACGACCACCGTCGACGAGGCTCTCGGCTACGTCGACCGTCTCGACCCCGACCGCGAGCCGGGCCGGCTGACCTTCATCGTGCGCATGGGCGCCGACAAGGTCCGCGACAAGCTCCCCGAGCTGGTCGAGAAGGTCACGGCCTCCGGCGCCACGGTGGTGTGGGTGACCGACCCGATGCACGGCAACACCTTCGAGGCCGCGTCCGGACACAAGACGCGCCGCTTCGACGACGTCCTGGACGAGGTCAAGGGCTTCTTCGAGGTCCACAAGGCCCTGGGCACCCACCCGGGCGGCATCCACGTCGAGCTCACCGGTGACGATGTCACCGAGTGCGTGGGCGGCGGCCACGAGATCTTCGTGGACGATCTGCACCAGCGCTACGAGACGGCCTGCGACCCGCGCCTCAACCGCAGCCAGTCCCTCGACCTGGCCTTCCTGGTCGCCGAGATGTACCGCGACCAGTAG
- a CDS encoding response regulator transcription factor — translation MSTPNTQASGERPIKVMVVDDHPMWRDAVARDLAESGFDVVATAGDGPQAVRRARAAGPDVLVLDLNLPGMPGVQVCKELVGSHPGLRVLVLSASGEHADVLEAVKSGATGYLLKSASTQELTDAVRATAAGDPVFTPGLAGLVLGEYRRLASDPAPAASDEPKAPQLTERETEVLRLVAKGLSYKQIAERLVISHRTVQNHVQNTLGKLQLHNRVELVRYAIETGLDDA, via the coding sequence ATGAGTACACCGAACACACAGGCATCCGGGGAGCGGCCCATCAAGGTGATGGTCGTCGACGACCATCCGATGTGGCGCGACGCCGTGGCCCGCGACCTGGCCGAGTCCGGCTTCGACGTGGTGGCGACCGCGGGTGACGGCCCGCAGGCCGTGCGCCGCGCGAGGGCGGCCGGCCCCGACGTCCTCGTCCTGGACCTCAACCTGCCCGGCATGCCGGGCGTCCAGGTCTGCAAGGAGCTCGTCGGCTCCCACCCCGGTCTGCGCGTCCTGGTGCTCTCCGCCAGCGGTGAGCACGCCGATGTGCTGGAGGCCGTGAAGTCGGGTGCCACCGGCTATCTGCTCAAGTCGGCCAGCACCCAGGAGCTGACCGACGCCGTGCGCGCGACGGCGGCCGGAGACCCGGTCTTCACCCCCGGCCTCGCCGGACTGGTCCTCGGCGAGTACCGCAGGCTCGCCTCCGACCCCGCCCCGGCCGCCTCCGACGAGCCGAAGGCCCCGCAGCTCACCGAACGCGAGACCGAGGTGCTGCGGCTCGTCGCCAAGGGACTCTCGTACAAGCAGATCGCCGAACGCCTGGTCATCTCGCACCGCACCGTGCAGAACCACGTGCAGAACACCCTGGGCAAACTCCAGCTGCACAACCGCGTGGAGCTCGTGCGGTACGCCATCGAGACGGGCCTCGACGACGCCTGA
- the bfr gene encoding bacterioferritin, whose amino-acid sequence MQGDPEVLEFLNEQLTAELTAINQYFLHAKMQDNFGWTKLAKYTRAESFDEMKHAEILTDRILFLEGLPNYQRLFHVRVGQTVTEMFQADRQVEVEAIDRLKRGIDVMRAKGDVTSANIFESILADEEHHIDYLDTQLELVEKLGEPLYIAQLIEQPES is encoded by the coding sequence ATGCAGGGCGACCCCGAGGTCCTCGAGTTTCTGAACGAACAGCTGACCGCCGAATTGACTGCCATCAACCAGTACTTCCTGCACGCCAAGATGCAGGACAACTTCGGCTGGACGAAGCTCGCCAAGTACACCCGGGCCGAGTCGTTCGACGAGATGAAGCACGCCGAGATCCTCACCGACCGGATCCTCTTCCTGGAGGGCCTGCCCAACTATCAGCGGCTCTTCCACGTACGGGTCGGCCAGACGGTCACCGAGATGTTCCAGGCCGACCGTCAGGTCGAGGTGGAGGCGATCGACCGCCTGAAGCGGGGCATCGACGTGATGCGCGCCAAGGGCGACGTCACCTCGGCGAACATTTTCGAGTCCATCCTGGCGGACGAGGAGCACCACATCGACTACCTCGACACCCAGCTGGAGCTGGTGGAGAAGCTCGGGGAGCCGCTCTACATCGCCCAGCTGATCGAGCAGCCGGAGAGCTGA
- a CDS encoding 2-hydroxyacid dehydrogenase, translated as MEILAFGVQSDEKPLIEKAFAGLHDVRCLDVFLTKDTAPIAAGYEIISTSVNADLGSPVLQTLAAGGTQMIAQRSTGFNNIDLDVAERLALRVARVSYYSPHSVAEFAWTLAMAVNRNIVRAVSRTRDFDFRLDGLLGRDMHGRTAGVVGTGKIGEAFTRIAHGFGMNLLGWDVAENPACTALGMTYVDKEQLLAEADLISLHVPLLPATHHLIGRDSLSLMKDDAILVNSSRGGLIDTEALVTELRAGRFAGVGLDVYEAEAGLFYLDKSLEGIDDDTLARLVTFPNVVVTSHQAYYTRDAVGQIIEATVQNVTDYLAGRRSANFLVPAAP; from the coding sequence GTGGAAATCCTGGCTTTCGGTGTGCAGTCCGACGAGAAGCCACTGATCGAGAAGGCCTTCGCCGGACTGCACGACGTCCGCTGCCTGGACGTCTTCCTGACCAAGGACACCGCCCCCATCGCGGCCGGCTACGAGATCATCTCCACCAGCGTCAACGCGGACCTCGGGAGCCCCGTCCTGCAGACCCTGGCGGCGGGCGGCACGCAGATGATCGCCCAGCGCTCCACGGGCTTCAACAACATCGACCTCGACGTCGCCGAGCGCCTCGCACTGCGGGTCGCCAGGGTCTCGTACTACTCGCCCCACTCGGTCGCCGAGTTCGCCTGGACCCTCGCCATGGCGGTCAACCGCAACATCGTCCGCGCGGTGAGCCGCACCCGGGACTTCGACTTCCGGCTCGACGGGCTCCTCGGGCGCGACATGCACGGCCGCACCGCCGGTGTGGTCGGCACGGGCAAGATCGGCGAGGCGTTCACCCGGATCGCCCACGGCTTCGGGATGAATCTGCTGGGCTGGGACGTCGCGGAGAACCCCGCCTGCACCGCGCTCGGCATGACCTACGTCGACAAGGAGCAGCTCCTCGCCGAGGCCGACCTGATCAGCCTCCACGTACCGCTGCTGCCCGCCACCCACCACCTCATCGGCAGGGACAGCCTGTCCCTGATGAAGGACGACGCGATCCTGGTCAACTCCAGCCGCGGCGGCCTCATCGACACCGAGGCGCTCGTCACCGAACTGCGGGCCGGGCGCTTCGCCGGAGTCGGACTCGACGTGTACGAGGCGGAGGCGGGGCTGTTCTACCTCGACAAGTCCCTGGAGGGCATCGACGACGACACACTGGCCCGGCTCGTCACCTTCCCGAACGTCGTCGTGACCTCGCACCAGGCGTACTACACGCGCGACGCCGTGGGACAGATCATCGAAGCCACCGTGCAGAACGTCACCGACTACCTGGCGGGCCGCCGCAGCGCCAACTTCCTCGTCCCGGCCGCTCCGTAG
- a CDS encoding 6-phosphofructokinase: MRVGVLTGGGDCPGLNAVIRAIVRKGVQEYGYDFTGFRDGWRGPLEGETVPLSIPAVRGILPRGGTILGSSRTNPFDAEYAGQGVRRIRENLAKYEVDSLITIGGEDTLGVAATLSDEYGIKCVGVPKTIDNDLSATDYTFGFDTAVGIATEAIDRLHTTAESHMRVLVVEVMGRHAGWIALHSGLAGGANVILIPEQRFDIDQVCDWVTSRFGASYAPIVVVAEGAAPAHGEMVLKDGSHDSFGHVRLSGVGEWLAKEIESRTGKEARTTVLGHVQRGGTPSAFDRWLATRFGLHAIEAVHDGDFGIMVALQGTNIGRVPIREATARLKTVDPALYAEAGVFFG; encoded by the coding sequence ATGCGGGTCGGAGTACTGACCGGGGGCGGCGACTGCCCCGGACTCAATGCGGTCATCCGCGCCATCGTCCGCAAGGGCGTGCAGGAGTACGGCTACGACTTCACCGGCTTCCGGGACGGCTGGCGCGGACCGCTGGAGGGCGAGACGGTACCGCTCTCCATCCCGGCGGTGCGCGGCATCCTGCCGCGCGGCGGCACGATCCTCGGCTCCTCCCGTACCAATCCGTTCGACGCCGAGTACGCCGGGCAGGGAGTCCGCCGGATCAGGGAGAACCTCGCCAAGTACGAGGTCGACTCCCTCATCACGATCGGCGGCGAGGACACGCTCGGCGTCGCGGCGACCCTGTCCGACGAGTACGGCATCAAGTGCGTCGGCGTTCCCAAGACCATCGACAACGACCTCTCCGCCACCGACTACACCTTCGGCTTCGACACCGCCGTCGGCATCGCGACCGAGGCGATCGACCGGCTCCACACCACGGCCGAATCCCACATGCGCGTCCTCGTCGTCGAGGTGATGGGCCGGCACGCGGGCTGGATCGCCCTCCACTCCGGTCTGGCCGGCGGCGCCAACGTCATCCTCATCCCGGAACAGCGCTTCGACATCGACCAGGTCTGCGACTGGGTGACCTCCCGTTTCGGCGCGAGCTACGCGCCGATCGTGGTGGTCGCCGAGGGCGCGGCGCCCGCGCACGGCGAGATGGTCCTCAAGGACGGGTCGCACGACTCCTTCGGGCATGTCCGGCTCTCCGGCGTCGGCGAGTGGCTGGCCAAGGAGATCGAGAGCCGTACGGGCAAGGAGGCCAGGACCACGGTCCTGGGGCATGTCCAGCGCGGCGGCACACCCAGCGCCTTCGACCGCTGGCTCGCCACCCGTTTCGGGCTGCACGCCATCGAAGCCGTGCACGACGGCGACTTCGGCATCATGGTGGCGCTGCAGGGCACGAACATCGGGCGCGTACCGATCAGGGAGGCGACAGCCCGCCTCAAGACCGTCGACCCCGCCCTGTACGCGGAGGCCGGGGTCTTCTTCGGCTGA
- a CDS encoding (2Fe-2S)-binding protein produces MYVCSCFGITEQQVKKHADDGACTPRQIASACKAGTDCGGCVRRIQALLGRGDCPRRELLEGRTEPTGAPAGAPVTFAGPPDVRLSDAA; encoded by the coding sequence GTGTACGTCTGCTCCTGCTTCGGCATCACGGAACAGCAGGTCAAGAAGCATGCGGACGACGGGGCGTGCACGCCTCGCCAGATAGCCTCCGCCTGCAAGGCCGGAACGGACTGCGGCGGCTGCGTCCGCAGGATCCAGGCACTGCTCGGACGCGGCGACTGCCCGCGCCGTGAGCTCCTCGAGGGGCGGACGGAGCCGACGGGCGCTCCTGCCGGTGCGCCCGTCACCTTCGCCGGTCCGCCGGACGTCCGGCTCTCCGACGCCGCCTGA
- a CDS encoding anthranilate synthase family protein, translated as MPDRATDLVRRLLRDDCPPFALLRRRTPGRDHDTVEVLIGPVHEVDRLAGLPVGEQPSLALVPFRQIAERGFDVRDDGTPLAVLVAEESWELPLDEVLARLPAHDVRVEDGAFDVPDGEYADIVRRVIEDEIGQGEGANFVIRRTFEGEIPGFGRADALALFRRLLAGERGAYWTFVVHTGGRTLVGASPEVHVRMSGGTVVMNPISGTYRYPAEGPSAESLLAFLGDRKETEELSMVVDEELKMMCTVGDMGGVVVGPRLKEMAHLAHTEYELRGRSSLDVREVLRETMFAATVTGSPVQNACRVIERYEPGGRGYYAGALALLRREPGGTQTLDSPILIRTADISADGRLRVPVGATLVRHSDPASEVAETHAKAAGVLAALGVRPGRPEAEAGRPQLASDPRVQAALDDRRGGLAPFWLRMQERTRDLSGHALVVDGEDTFTAMLAHLLRSSGLTVSVHRYDEPGLRATVRAHEGPVVLGPGPGNPGDAADPKMRLLRGLTAELVADHRHGLLGVCLGHELIAAELGLEIVRKTVPYQGAQTRIELFGRPETVGFYNSFTARCDEAAATELGAHGIEVSRDAGSGELHALRGRGFASVQFHPESVLTLRGAAIVTGLLAELPVAG; from the coding sequence ATGCCCGACCGTGCCACCGACCTGGTTCGCAGACTGCTCCGGGACGACTGCCCTCCCTTCGCCCTGCTGCGCAGGCGCACACCCGGCCGGGACCACGACACCGTCGAGGTCCTGATCGGCCCCGTCCACGAGGTGGACAGGCTCGCCGGCCTCCCGGTGGGCGAGCAGCCGTCCCTCGCCCTGGTGCCGTTCCGGCAGATCGCCGAGCGCGGCTTCGACGTGCGCGACGACGGCACCCCGCTGGCCGTGCTGGTCGCCGAGGAGTCCTGGGAGCTGCCGCTGGACGAGGTGCTGGCCCGGCTGCCCGCCCATGACGTACGGGTCGAGGACGGCGCCTTCGACGTCCCCGACGGGGAGTACGCGGACATCGTCCGGCGGGTCATCGAGGACGAGATCGGGCAGGGCGAGGGCGCGAACTTCGTGATCCGGCGGACCTTCGAGGGGGAGATCCCGGGCTTCGGCCGGGCCGACGCGCTGGCGCTGTTCCGGCGGCTGCTGGCCGGTGAGCGGGGCGCGTACTGGACCTTCGTCGTGCACACCGGGGGCCGGACGCTGGTCGGCGCCAGTCCCGAGGTGCATGTGCGGATGTCCGGCGGGACCGTCGTGATGAACCCGATCAGCGGGACCTACCGCTACCCCGCCGAGGGGCCGAGCGCCGAGAGCCTGCTGGCCTTCCTCGGCGACCGCAAGGAGACCGAGGAGCTCTCCATGGTGGTCGACGAGGAACTCAAGATGATGTGCACCGTCGGTGACATGGGCGGCGTGGTGGTCGGCCCCCGGCTCAAGGAGATGGCCCACCTCGCGCACACCGAGTACGAGCTGCGCGGGCGCTCCTCGCTGGATGTGCGCGAGGTCCTCAGGGAGACGATGTTCGCGGCGACGGTCACCGGGTCCCCGGTGCAGAACGCCTGCCGGGTGATCGAGCGGTACGAGCCCGGCGGCCGCGGCTACTACGCGGGCGCCCTGGCCCTGCTGCGCCGGGAGCCCGGCGGGACGCAGACGCTGGACTCCCCCATCCTGATCCGCACCGCGGACATCTCGGCCGACGGCCGGCTGCGGGTACCGGTCGGGGCGACGCTGGTGCGGCACTCCGACCCGGCGAGCGAGGTCGCCGAGACCCATGCGAAGGCGGCCGGTGTGCTCGCCGCGCTGGGTGTGCGGCCCGGCCGGCCCGAGGCCGAGGCGGGCCGTCCGCAGCTGGCCTCCGATCCGCGGGTGCAGGCCGCCCTGGACGACCGGCGCGGCGGCCTGGCCCCCTTCTGGCTGCGCATGCAGGAGCGCACCCGGGACCTGTCCGGACACGCGCTGGTGGTGGACGGCGAGGACACGTTCACCGCGATGCTGGCGCATCTGCTGCGCTCCTCGGGCCTCACGGTGTCGGTGCACCGGTACGACGAGCCCGGCCTGCGCGCGACCGTACGGGCGCACGAGGGTCCCGTTGTCCTGGGCCCGGGGCCCGGCAACCCCGGGGACGCCGCCGACCCGAAGATGCGGCTGCTGCGCGGCCTGACCGCCGAGCTGGTCGCCGACCACCGCCACGGGCTGCTGGGCGTGTGCCTGGGCCATGAGCTGATCGCGGCGGAGCTGGGCCTGGAGATCGTGCGGAAGACCGTGCCGTACCAGGGTGCGCAGACCCGGATCGAGCTGTTCGGCCGGCCCGAGACCGTCGGCTTCTACAACAGCTTCACGGCGCGCTGCGACGAGGCCGCCGCCACCGAGCTGGGGGCGCACGGAATCGAGGTGAGCCGGGACGCGGGCTCCGGGGAGCTGCACGCGCTGCGGGGCAGGGGCTTCGCCTCGGTCCAGTTCCACCCGGAGTCGGTGCTGACGCTGCGCGGGGCCGCGATCGTCACCGGCCTGCTGGCGGAGCTGCCGGTGGCCGGCTGA
- a CDS encoding alpha/beta hydrolase — MPVLPGAEPFRHEGGEVGVLLCHGFTGSPQSLRPWADYLAERGLTVSLPLLPGHGTRWEDMAVTGWQDWYAEVDRELRVLLARCEQVFVFGLSMGGALSLRLAAKHGDAIRGLVLVNPANKVHGLSAYALPVARHLVRTTKGLASDIALEGSEEVGYDRVPLHAAHSVRKFFRLVDAELPQVTQPIVLLHSPQDHVVPPADSARILSRVSSRDVEEILLEQSYHVATLDHDAERIFDESYRFIGRLAPSVGRKGSTSGG; from the coding sequence GTGCCGGTCCTTCCTGGAGCCGAGCCGTTCCGCCACGAGGGCGGAGAGGTCGGCGTCCTTCTCTGTCACGGATTCACCGGATCGCCGCAGTCGCTGCGCCCCTGGGCCGACTACCTGGCCGAGCGCGGCCTGACCGTGTCCCTCCCGCTGCTGCCCGGACACGGCACGCGCTGGGAGGACATGGCGGTCACGGGCTGGCAGGACTGGTACGCGGAAGTGGACCGGGAGCTGCGCGTCCTGCTGGCCCGGTGCGAGCAGGTCTTCGTCTTCGGGCTCTCCATGGGTGGCGCACTGTCGCTGCGCCTCGCGGCGAAGCACGGCGACGCGATCCGTGGCCTGGTCCTGGTGAACCCGGCGAACAAGGTGCACGGTCTGTCCGCGTACGCCCTGCCGGTCGCCCGGCACCTGGTGCGGACGACGAAGGGGCTGGCCAGCGATATCGCGCTGGAGGGTTCCGAAGAGGTCGGCTACGACCGGGTGCCGCTGCACGCCGCGCATTCGGTCCGGAAGTTCTTCCGGCTGGTCGACGCCGAACTGCCCCAGGTCACACAGCCGATCGTGCTGCTGCACAGCCCGCAGGACCATGTCGTACCGCCGGCCGACTCGGCCCGGATCCTCAGCCGGGTGTCGTCGAGGGACGTCGAGGAGATCCTGCTGGAACAGAGCTACCACGTGGCGACGTTGGACCACGATGCGGAGCGGATCTTCGATGAGAGCTACCGGTTCATCGGCCGCCTCGCACCCAGCGTCGGTAGGAAGGGGAGCACGTCCGGTGGCTGA
- a CDS encoding sulfite oxidase-like oxidoreductase, which translates to MGQPESRERGTAEQSGLPPGQRLQRGWPVTHYGPVPKFKPDRWEFRVFGATADGEKRCWNHQEFSALPYSSVVADLHCVTKFSMLGAEWGGVLARSVVELAPPAPHVTHVMVWAEYGFSSNLRLSDFMSDRTLFATHKDGELLTAEHGFPLRLVVPHLYAWKGPKWVRGIEYMSADRRGFWEERGYHNIGDPWSEQRYSYQEEPGDGPEL; encoded by the coding sequence ATGGGTCAGCCGGAAAGCCGGGAACGCGGCACAGCAGAGCAGTCCGGGCTACCGCCGGGGCAGCGACTGCAGCGTGGCTGGCCGGTCACCCATTACGGGCCGGTGCCCAAGTTCAAGCCCGACCGCTGGGAGTTCAGGGTCTTCGGGGCCACGGCGGACGGTGAGAAGCGCTGCTGGAACCACCAGGAATTCTCGGCGCTGCCGTACTCATCGGTCGTCGCCGATCTCCACTGCGTGACGAAGTTCAGCATGCTCGGAGCCGAATGGGGCGGAGTCCTCGCGCGCTCGGTCGTGGAACTGGCGCCGCCCGCACCCCATGTCACCCATGTGATGGTCTGGGCCGAATACGGATTCAGCTCGAATCTGCGGCTGTCCGACTTCATGTCCGACCGCACGCTCTTCGCCACCCACAAGGACGGCGAACTCCTCACCGCCGAACACGGATTCCCGCTGCGGCTGGTCGTACCGCACCTGTATGCCTGGAAGGGCCCCAAGTGGGTGCGCGGCATCGAGTACATGAGCGCCGACCGCCGTGGGTTCTGGGAAGAGCGCGGCTACCACAACATCGGCGATCCGTGGAGCGAGCAGCGCTACTCCTACCAGGAGGAGCCCGGGGACGGCCCCGAGCTCTGA
- a CDS encoding trp operon leader peptide, which translates to MFAQTTQNWWWTAHPAAR; encoded by the coding sequence ATGTTCGCGCAGACGACCCAGAACTGGTGGTGGACCGCTCATCCGGCGGCCCGCTGA
- the macS gene encoding MacS family sensor histidine kinase, producing the protein MARLERVVRMSVEQPLWRALTAYRVLTLIYAVLLAGFRDKTYDRPWVAIAFLAVMSIWTLATLPRVAGAASCTKRFLGIDLAIALTGILLTPLADFSAQHVDGPTLPSIWTAGSVLAFALKGGWRWAAFASTLVAAANIVERGEPSRDTFHNVLLVWVASIAIGYVVEVARASERTLARALEIEAATRERERLARDIHDSVLQVLAMVQRRGSALGGEAAELGRMAGEQEVALRTLVSSGLVPTTRVSEDTAEGAVVRTVDVDIDEGSGPSECDLRTLLARHAGSRVSFAEPGAPVLLAPGAARELAAAVSAALDNVRVHAGEGAQAWILVEDEPDEVIVTVRDDGPGIPEGRLDQAEGEGRLGVALSIRGRLRELGGTAELISVPGQGTEVELKVPKVSRGKAGSAR; encoded by the coding sequence ATGGCCAGGCTTGAGCGGGTCGTACGGATGTCGGTCGAGCAGCCGCTGTGGCGTGCGCTCACCGCGTACCGCGTACTGACGCTGATCTACGCGGTGCTGCTCGCGGGCTTCCGCGACAAGACGTACGACCGGCCCTGGGTGGCCATCGCCTTCCTCGCGGTGATGAGCATCTGGACGCTGGCCACCCTCCCCAGGGTGGCGGGCGCCGCGAGCTGCACCAAACGCTTCCTCGGAATCGACCTCGCCATCGCCCTGACGGGGATCCTGCTGACCCCGCTCGCCGACTTCAGCGCCCAGCACGTCGACGGCCCGACCCTTCCCTCGATCTGGACCGCGGGCTCGGTCCTCGCCTTCGCGCTCAAGGGCGGCTGGCGCTGGGCGGCCTTCGCCTCCACGCTCGTCGCCGCCGCGAACATCGTCGAGCGCGGCGAGCCCAGCCGGGACACCTTCCACAACGTCCTGCTGGTCTGGGTCGCGTCGATAGCGATCGGCTACGTCGTCGAGGTCGCCCGGGCCAGTGAGCGCACCCTGGCCCGCGCCCTGGAGATCGAGGCCGCCACCCGTGAGCGCGAGCGCCTCGCCCGCGACATCCACGACAGCGTGCTGCAGGTCCTCGCGATGGTGCAGCGCCGGGGCTCGGCGCTCGGCGGCGAGGCCGCGGAGCTCGGCCGGATGGCGGGCGAGCAGGAGGTCGCCCTGCGCACCCTGGTCTCCAGCGGCCTCGTGCCCACCACCCGGGTCTCCGAGGACACCGCCGAGGGCGCGGTGGTCCGCACCGTGGACGTGGACATCGACGAGGGGTCCGGGCCGTCCGAATGCGACCTGCGCACCCTCCTCGCCCGGCACGCCGGCTCCCGGGTCAGCTTCGCGGAACCCGGCGCACCGGTGCTGCTCGCGCCCGGCGCCGCGCGTGAACTCGCCGCCGCGGTGAGCGCCGCGCTGGACAACGTGCGGGTCCACGCCGGAGAGGGCGCGCAGGCCTGGATCCTGGTCGAGGACGAGCCGGACGAGGTGATCGTCACGGTCCGGGACGACGGGCCCGGCATCCCGGAGGGCAGGCTCGACCAGGCGGAGGGCGAGGGGCGGCTCGGCGTCGCCCTGTCGATCCGCGGCCGGCTGCGCGAACTGGGCGGCACGGCAGAGCTGATCTCGGTACCCGGACAGGGCACCGAGGTCGAGTTGAAGGTTCCGAAGGTTTCACGGGGGAAGGCAGGATCGGCCCGATGA
- a CDS encoding lysophospholipid acyltransferase family protein: MIYGAMKFSIGGSLKLAFRPWVEGLENIPVQGPAILASNHLSFSDSFFLPAVLDRKVTFIAKAEYFTAPGVKGRLTAAFFKGVGQLPVDRSGGRGAGEAAIRAGIQVIESGGLFGIYPEGTRSPDGRLYRGKPGGLARVALATGAPVIPVAMIDTEKIQPPGQVVPKLMRPGIRIGKPLDFSRYQGMDGDRFILRSVTDEVMYEIMKLSGQEYVDIYATAAKRLIAEEAKKKGTERSGA; encoded by the coding sequence TTGATCTACGGCGCAATGAAGTTCTCCATCGGCGGGTCCCTGAAGCTCGCCTTCAGGCCGTGGGTGGAGGGCCTGGAGAACATCCCCGTACAGGGGCCGGCGATCCTCGCGAGCAACCATCTGTCGTTCTCCGACTCGTTCTTCCTGCCGGCCGTCCTCGACCGCAAGGTGACGTTCATCGCCAAGGCCGAGTACTTCACCGCCCCCGGGGTCAAGGGCAGGCTCACCGCCGCCTTCTTCAAGGGCGTGGGCCAGCTCCCGGTGGACCGCTCCGGTGGCCGCGGCGCCGGTGAGGCGGCCATCAGGGCCGGCATCCAGGTCATCGAGAGCGGCGGGCTCTTCGGCATCTACCCGGAGGGCACCCGGTCACCCGACGGACGGCTCTACCGGGGCAAGCCCGGCGGTCTCGCCCGGGTCGCCCTCGCCACCGGCGCACCCGTCATCCCCGTCGCGATGATCGACACGGAGAAGATCCAGCCGCCGGGCCAGGTGGTGCCCAAGCTGATGCGGCCGGGCATCAGGATCGGCAAGCCGCTCGACTTCAGCCGCTACCAGGGCATGGACGGCGACCGCTTCATCCTGCGCTCGGTGACCGACGAGGTCATGTACGAGATCATGAAGCTCTCCGGCCAGGAGTACGTGGACATCTACGCGACCGCGGCCAAGCGGCTGATCGCCGAAGAGGCGAAGAAGAAGGGGACGGAACGGTCCGGCGCGTAA